The proteins below come from a single Triticum aestivum cultivar Chinese Spring chromosome 5D, IWGSC CS RefSeq v2.1, whole genome shotgun sequence genomic window:
- the LOC123123588 gene encoding protein FAR-RED ELONGATED HYPOCOTYL 3-like, giving the protein MTLVDMILHYENAVVRIRENEARDDCTASQSLPVPVTSSRELEIAASHVFTPANFYMLQADLRKIGGMEIVEIKLGDGSQQYIVAWKNNRKSRFWVEYTPVNSAETIRCSCRRMIRKGLPCKHIFHVLKYLNISEIPKCLVLVRFTKDARLGLPARRTSDLLGFGWTGAAERMKYSQVSVLASEAMHAACKHPTLWDQLQESLKAVIAKSHEYDQLKENLSKKTADLSTCAIEYVDDGEGNIVEVHDPIKVSTKGATKVDENRPMSKNGRPLSYDEIRIRCGACKLLGHTKRSKKCKLNKKSVVGEEE; this is encoded by the exons atgaccctggtggatatgattttgcactatgagaacGCCGTTGTACGTATCCGTGAGAATGAGGCACGAGATGATtgcacggcctcacagagtttaccggtgccagttactagctcgagggaacttgagatagctgcttctcacgtcttcactccagcaaacttctatatgttgcaagctGATCTTAGGAAAATTGGtggcatggagattgtagaaataaagctcggagacggatcacagcagtacatcgtggcctggaagaataaccggaagagccgtttttgggtggagtacactccagtaaattccgcagaaactataaggtgcagctgcagaagaatgattcgaaagggtctaccttgcaagcacatattccatgtactgaagtacttgaatatatctgaaataccaaagtgtttagttcttgtgcGGTTCACGAAAGAcgcaaggttgggactgcccgcCAGGCGCACAAGCGATCTGTTGGGATTTGGATGGACTGGAGCAGctgaaagaatgaaatatagccaggtcagtgtgttGGCTTCAGAAGCTATGCATGCAGCATGCAAACACCCAactttgtgggatcagttacaggagAGTTTGAAGGCCGTGATAGCTAAGAGCCATGAGTATGATCAGCTAAAGGAAAATTTGAGTAAGAAAACGGCTGATCTTAGTACTTGTGCAATTGAATATGTAGATGATGGTGAAGGCAACATAGTTGAAGTTCATGATCCTATTAAAGTATCAACGAAAGGTGCAACTAAGGTAGATGAGAACCGCCCTATGTCGAAAAATGGTAGGCCACTTTCGTACGACGAGATCAGAATCAGGTGCGGCGCATGCAAATTGCTAGGGCACACTAAACGcagcaagaaatgcaaactaaataAGAA AAGCGTGGTGGGCGAAGAAGAGTAG